One Gammaproteobacteria bacterium genomic window, GCGGCGGCTTTTCGCTTCGCCTCTTCCTCGGCCTTGCGTTTCGCCTCGGCGGCGCGACGGCGCTTTTGCTCTATTTTACGTTTCGCTTCCAGCTCGGCCAAGCGCTGCTGTTCGGCCTCCCGTCGTTTTTGCTCCTCGATTCTTTTCTTCTTTTGCTGTTCCGCTTGGCGGCGCGCCTGTGCTTGTTCCTTTGCTCGTTGTTCCGCGGCCCGCCGCTGCTTGTCCGCTTCCTCGGCCGCCTTCTTCCGGCGCGCCTCTTCCTCTTGCCGGCGTTTGATGTCCGCCTGCCGCTGCTGTTCCGCCTGTCGCCGCTTTTGTTCCAGGAGCTTGCTCTCGTCAAGGACCCTGGCTTGAATGATCTGTTCACTGCCTCCCAAAGCCGGCGGTTTGGGTTTGTGTTCCAAGCCGAATACAAGCAGAGCCACCAGTACGACGTGCACCAGCAGCGCCAGCACCAATGCCCCGGGGGCTTTCAGAAGTTCTTTTAACATGGGAACTGCCGGGTGGAACGCATGGGAGTCAGGGGCGCGCCGGCGGCTCCGGTTCCGTGACCAAACCCACGCTGGGCGCGCCGGCGGCCTGCAACAAGGTCATCGCATGCACCACGCGGCCATAAGGCACCTGCTGGTCACCCCGCACCAGCACGGGCACATCCGGCTGGCGGCGCAACACGGCGGCGGCCCGCAGGACCAGGGCCTGATCATTGCTCACCGGCTCATCGTCTTTACCGCCGATGTTAAGAAAATAATTGCCGGCCGCATCTACCGTGACCACCAGGGGCTCTTTGGACTGCTGGTCCAAAGGCTGGGCCGCCGCCCGGGGCAGGTCTACTTTCACGCCCTGGGACAAAAGTGGCGCGGTGATCATAAAGATCACCAGCAGCACCAGCATCACGTCAATGTAGGGCACAACATTGATTTCCGCCATGAGCCGTTTGCGATGTCGCGGCGTGGCCATAAGCGTCCCCTAGTGTGTCTGGCGCTGCAATACGCTGACGAACTCTTCCACAAAATTGTCGTAGCGATTGATCAGGCGATCGGTTTCGGTGGAATAACGGTTGTAGGCGATAACCGCTGGAATGGCTGCGAACAAGCCCATGGCGGTGG contains:
- the tolR gene encoding protein TolR; protein product: MATPRHRKRLMAEINVVPYIDVMLVLLVIFMITAPLLSQGVKVDLPRAAAQPLDQQSKEPLVVTVDAAGNYFLNIGGKDDEPVSNDQALVLRAAAVLRRQPDVPVLVRGDQQVPYGRVVHAMTLLQAAGAPSVGLVTEPEPPARP
- the tolA gene encoding cell envelope integrity protein TolA — encoded protein: MLKELLKAPGALVLALLVHVVLVALLVFGLEHKPKPPALGGSEQIIQARVLDESKLLEQKRRQAEQQRQADIKRRQEEEARRKKAAEEADKQRRAAEQRAKEQAQARRQAEQQKKKRIEEQKRREAEQQRLAELEAKRKIEQKRRRAAEAKRKAEEEAKRKAAAAAQRKAEEARKKAEQEARRKAAEERQRRELERQLQEQLAAEQARMERERQRELAALRDQYERTIGQKIDRNWNRPINSDIKCRVLVTQAPGGHVINVDVERCNPADPAVVRSVENAVLKASPLPPPPDPALFEREIIVNVNYPPRS